In Anaerostipes hadrus ATCC 29173 = JCM 17467, a single genomic region encodes these proteins:
- a CDS encoding YoaK family protein: MDRWIHFNMAIVGGFLGGFAILNHHELFGSAQTSNLISVFADLAGHPDANFFVRLLGVFIYMFALSLTVILPKFTRLHLPYVSLFIDAMAALIVAFLPSDLNDFIALYPLYFAMAIQWCSFKGGDGFTCSTIFSTNNLRQFTTSMTEYLCSKDPDALRKWKFFASVLLCFHFGVIVSYLSCKNFGHTGSLVCFLPVFSGFCLVWTRKHFVAVKHFVYNYLITPKKSSAYTTESE; encoded by the coding sequence ATGGATCGTTGGATCCATTTTAATATGGCAATCGTTGGGGGATTTCTTGGTGGTTTTGCGATTCTTAATCATCATGAACTCTTTGGTTCTGCGCAGACTTCGAATCTGATCTCTGTATTTGCAGATCTTGCTGGACACCCGGATGCGAATTTCTTTGTGCGACTTCTTGGTGTTTTTATTTATATGTTTGCATTATCACTGACGGTGATCTTACCAAAGTTTACAAGGCTGCATCTTCCTTATGTCAGTCTTTTTATAGATGCAATGGCAGCCTTGATCGTTGCTTTTCTTCCATCGGATCTGAATGATTTCATTGCCCTCTATCCGTTGTATTTTGCAATGGCAATTCAGTGGTGTTCCTTTAAGGGTGGGGATGGATTTACCTGCTCTACAATTTTTTCTACGAATAACCTGCGTCAGTTTACGACATCTATGACAGAATATCTTTGCAGTAAAGATCCCGACGCCTTAAGAAAATGGAAATTTTTCGCTTCTGTTTTGCTTTGTTTCCATTTTGGTGTTATCGTTTCTTATCTATCTTGCAAAAACTTTGGACATACTGGTTCTCTTGTATGTTTTCTGCCTGTTTTCAGTGGTTTTTGTCTTGTGTGGACGAGAAAACATTTTGTTGCAGTGAAACATTTTGTCTACAACTATCTGATCACACCAAAGAAAAGTTCAGCTTATACTACAGAAAGTGAGTAA
- the dpsA gene encoding dipicolinate synthase subunit DpsA: protein MIYDFAVIGGDMRQVYLANYLKNQRYQVITYATKKEGSECKEGKSFENVIREAKCIIGPVVFSKNGEITGSSSNKKMSVETLFQEMTKEQILFGGCINEEIRHECEQKEIKAFDFMKMDDVAIYNAIATAEGAIMEAIKMQPINLHKSRCLVLGYGRCAKVLAAKLKGMDAQVTVCARNKTARSLAKSFGLDVMDFTELKRRICQYDHIFNTVPKQILKEDILRKISKESCIIDIASYPGGTNHQMAEKLGICAKLCPSLPGIYSPKSSGIMLAKKVLEISGEIKHGIEK, encoded by the coding sequence GTGATTTATGATTTTGCCGTTATCGGCGGTGATATGAGACAGGTATATTTAGCCAACTATCTAAAAAATCAAAGATATCAGGTTATCACATATGCAACCAAAAAAGAAGGCTCAGAATGCAAGGAAGGTAAATCTTTTGAAAATGTCATAAGAGAAGCAAAGTGCATTATTGGACCCGTCGTTTTTTCAAAAAACGGGGAAATCACAGGAAGTTCTAGTAACAAAAAAATGTCAGTAGAAACACTGTTTCAAGAAATGACGAAAGAACAGATTTTATTTGGGGGATGTATCAATGAAGAAATTCGACATGAATGTGAACAAAAAGAAATCAAAGCATTTGACTTCATGAAAATGGATGATGTCGCTATCTACAATGCGATCGCAACTGCAGAAGGTGCGATCATGGAAGCGATCAAGATGCAGCCGATCAATCTTCACAAAAGTCGTTGTCTGGTTCTTGGCTATGGAAGATGTGCAAAAGTTCTTGCAGCGAAACTAAAAGGAATGGATGCTCAGGTAACAGTCTGTGCCAGAAATAAAACAGCAAGAAGTCTTGCAAAATCTTTTGGACTTGATGTTATGGATTTTACGGAACTAAAACGGCGGATCTGTCAGTATGATCATATTTTTAATACCGTTCCAAAACAGATCCTAAAAGAAGATATCCTCAGGAAGATCTCCAAAGAATCCTGTATCATAGATATTGCTTCCTATCCTGGTGGAACAAACCATCAAATGGCGGAAAAACTAGGAATCTGTGCAAAACTATGCCCAAGTCTTCCAGGCATTTATTCCCCGAAATCTTCTGGGATCATGCTTGCAAAAAAAGTTTTAGAAATCAGTGGAGAGATCAAACATGGTATTGAAAAATAA
- a CDS encoding dipicolinate synthase subunit B — MVLKNKRIGVAMTGSFCTYTKAFEQIDRLLEEGAILQTIFSDISQHIKCRFGKGEEFVKRAHDMTGNEPMKTIEEAEIIGPTGCLDILILMPCTGNTMAKLANGITDTPVLMAAKAQLRNEKPVVISMASNDALGMNLKNIGNLLNHKHIYFVPFGQDDPVKKPNSMIADTRLLIPTILQALKGRQYQPVLIDHKK, encoded by the coding sequence ATGGTATTGAAAAATAAAAGAATCGGAGTAGCAATGACAGGTTCCTTTTGCACTTACACAAAAGCCTTTGAACAGATTGATCGCTTACTAGAAGAAGGTGCGATCTTGCAGACGATCTTTTCTGACATATCCCAGCATATTAAATGCAGGTTTGGAAAAGGTGAGGAATTTGTAAAAAGAGCACACGATATGACAGGAAATGAACCGATGAAAACGATTGAAGAAGCAGAAATCATCGGTCCGACAGGGTGTCTGGATATCCTGATTTTAATGCCATGTACAGGAAATACCATGGCGAAACTTGCCAATGGAATTACAGATACTCCGGTTTTAATGGCAGCTAAAGCGCAGCTGCGGAATGAAAAACCAGTCGTTATCTCTATGGCGAGCAATGATGCCTTAGGTATGAATCTTAAGAATATCGGGAATCTTTTAAATCATAAGCATATTTATTTTGTACCATTCGGACAGGATGATCCGGTAAAGAAGCCAAACTCCATGATCGCGGATACAAGACTGCTCATTCCGACAATTTTGCAGGCATTAAAAGGCAGACAATACCAGCCGGTTCTCATTGATCATAAAAAATAA
- a CDS encoding AEC family transporter gives MENLIFSLNATVPVFLMMLLGLVFKKIGWIDDIFASKMNKFVFMVPLPVLVFEDLATVDFSKVWDVKFVLFCFIVTMISITISFLISCLLGDKTIRGEFIQAAYRSSAALLGIAFIQNIYGNAGMAPLMIIGSVPLYNMMAVVVLSVFKPGQSGLDHTVVKKTVKGIVTNPILIGIVAGLVWSALKIPMPAIPKKVISSIGNVATPMGLMAMGATFDIKKAFGKIKPSAIAAFMKLIGLCAIFLPIAVKLGFRTDKLVAILIMLGSATTVSSFVMAKNMGHEGTLSSSVVMLTTMFSAFTVTGWLYILRHFMLI, from the coding sequence ATGGAAAATTTAATCTTTAGCTTAAACGCTACAGTTCCTGTCTTTTTGATGATGCTCTTAGGACTTGTCTTTAAAAAGATTGGATGGATTGATGATATTTTTGCTTCGAAAATGAATAAGTTTGTTTTTATGGTTCCTTTGCCTGTCTTGGTATTTGAGGATCTTGCAACGGTTGATTTTTCAAAAGTCTGGGATGTTAAGTTTGTCCTGTTTTGTTTTATCGTTACCATGATCAGTATTACGATTTCTTTTCTGATTTCTTGTCTGCTAGGTGATAAAACGATCCGTGGAGAATTTATTCAGGCGGCTTACCGAAGCAGTGCTGCTCTCCTTGGAATCGCATTTATCCAAAACATTTATGGAAATGCCGGAATGGCTCCTTTGATGATCATTGGAAGTGTACCATTATATAATATGATGGCTGTTGTTGTCTTATCTGTATTTAAACCTGGACAGAGTGGGCTTGACCATACTGTTGTGAAAAAAACGGTCAAAGGAATCGTGACAAACCCAATCCTTATCGGAATTGTTGCTGGACTTGTCTGGTCTGCATTAAAAATTCCAATGCCTGCAATCCCTAAAAAGGTTATTTCAAGCATTGGAAATGTCGCCACTCCAATGGGACTCATGGCGATGGGCGCTACCTTCGATATCAAAAAAGCTTTTGGAAAGATCAAACCATCTGCCATTGCTGCTTTTATGAAACTTATTGGTCTTTGTGCCATTTTCCTGCCAATTGCAGTGAAACTTGGATTCCGTACCGATAAGTTGGTTGCCATCCTTATCATGCTTGGTTCCGCAACAACAGTAAGTAGTTTTGTTATGGCGAAGAATATGGGACATGAGGGAACTCTTTCTTCCAGTGTTGTCATGTTAACAACGATGTTTAGTGCATTTACAGTTACGGGATGGCTATATATTTTAAGACATTTTATGTTAATCTAG
- a CDS encoding 50S ribosomal protein L25 — MNTLTAEKRDLKTKAKKLRKEGYVIGNLFGRDIENSIPLKVDSREAAKFLKDNKKGAHITLLVDGENVDAIVKEIDYNAMKNETMFINFQALVADEKIHTTAAIELLNEDAVQNGIVEQSLSEIEYKAFPADIVEKVEIDLTQYNVGDMIHVKDLPLAANSKISLVTPEDTLVVNIAEPEAVPEDEDEEAAEE; from the coding sequence ATGAACACATTAACTGCAGAAAAAAGAGATTTGAAAACAAAGGCTAAAAAATTAAGAAAAGAAGGTTATGTTATCGGAAATCTGTTTGGCAGAGATATCGAAAATTCCATTCCATTGAAAGTTGATTCCCGTGAAGCCGCTAAATTCTTAAAGGATAACAAAAAAGGAGCTCATATTACTTTACTTGTTGACGGAGAAAATGTAGACGCCATCGTAAAAGAAATCGACTACAATGCCATGAAAAACGAAACAATGTTTATTAACTTCCAGGCATTAGTTGCTGACGAAAAGATCCACACAACTGCTGCGATCGAATTATTAAACGAAGATGCTGTACAGAATGGTATCGTTGAACAGTCCTTATCTGAAATCGAATACAAAGCATTCCCAGCTGATATCGTTGAAAAGGTTGAGATTGATTTAACACAGTACAATGTTGGTGATATGATCCATGTCAAAGACTTGCCATTAGCTGCTAACAGCAAAATCTCTCTTGTTACACCAGAAGATACTCTGGTCGTTAACATCGCAGAACCTGAAGCTGTTCCTGAAGATGAAGACGAAGAAGCGGCTGAAGAATAA
- the asnB gene encoding asparagine synthase (glutamine-hydrolyzing) has translation MCGIAGFLNPRNNDKKTEKEIYQILKKMNEVQRHRGPDDEGIFLENGCALGHVRLSILDLYRGHQPMCKKKEGNTYAIILNGEIYNMKTLKEQLIKEGEMFSTTSDTEVVLTGYIRYGISYIEELNGIFSIALWDGKRKKLYLIRDRVGVKPLFYIKRGDTLIFASEIKGLFAYPGVKPVINREGLCEIFGLGPAKSYGKGVFKDIYEVLPGHFLEYDREGLKDRAYWELKAKKHTDSEKDTIEHTRWLVKDAVEMQMLSDIPISTFLSGGVDSSLVTAICAKKLQKEGKNLNTFSFDFVNNHKYFKSNAFQPSEDRPWVDKMVDYAKTDHRYLECDNENMIENLYKAVDARDLPCMADVESSMLYFCSKVVKYNKVTLTGECADEIFGGYPWFHKEECFKAEIFPWSMDMQPRKMLLNDDIIQKVDLESYARTAYQKTINETPKLYGEDQIEARRRQISYLNLRWFMVTLMDRMDRTSMHCGLEARVPFADHRIVEYLYNVPWELKCLNGVVKGLLRAAGEGILPDEVLYRRKSPYPKTYDPNYEKILSKELLKVMAKKGAPIKELIDAYKLSRFLDSPKDYGKPWYGQLMAGPQMIAYLLQVNYWLEKYQIILDLS, from the coding sequence ATGTGTGGAATTGCAGGATTTCTAAATCCTAGAAACAATGATAAAAAAACAGAGAAAGAAATATATCAGATCTTAAAGAAAATGAATGAAGTTCAAAGACATCGAGGTCCAGATGATGAAGGAATATTTTTGGAAAATGGCTGTGCATTAGGGCATGTACGATTGTCAATCCTTGACCTTTACAGGGGACATCAGCCAATGTGTAAAAAGAAAGAAGGAAATACCTACGCAATCATCTTAAATGGCGAGATTTATAACATGAAAACGTTAAAAGAACAACTGATCAAAGAAGGAGAAATGTTTTCGACAACGAGTGACACGGAAGTTGTATTAACCGGGTATATCAGGTATGGGATTTCTTATATTGAAGAGTTGAATGGAATTTTTTCTATTGCTCTGTGGGATGGGAAACGGAAGAAATTATATTTGATCAGAGATCGTGTTGGTGTGAAGCCATTATTCTATATAAAACGGGGAGATACATTAATCTTTGCATCTGAGATCAAAGGCTTGTTTGCCTATCCAGGAGTCAAACCAGTGATCAACAGAGAAGGACTTTGTGAAATCTTTGGGTTGGGACCTGCAAAGTCATATGGAAAAGGAGTGTTCAAAGATATTTATGAAGTCCTTCCAGGGCATTTCCTGGAATACGATCGTGAAGGGCTGAAAGATCGTGCATATTGGGAATTGAAAGCGAAAAAACACACAGACAGCGAAAAAGATACGATCGAGCATACAAGGTGGCTAGTAAAAGATGCCGTGGAAATGCAGATGTTATCCGATATTCCAATCAGTACATTTTTATCTGGTGGAGTTGACAGTAGTCTTGTCACAGCAATCTGTGCGAAAAAGCTTCAAAAAGAAGGAAAAAATTTAAACACATTTTCCTTTGATTTTGTAAATAATCATAAATATTTTAAATCAAACGCCTTCCAGCCAAGCGAAGACCGCCCATGGGTTGATAAGATGGTTGATTATGCAAAGACAGATCACAGATATTTGGAATGCGACAATGAAAATATGATCGAAAATCTATACAAAGCAGTTGATGCCAGAGATCTTCCATGTATGGCAGATGTGGAGTCTTCGATGCTATATTTTTGTTCGAAAGTTGTAAAATATAACAAAGTAACATTAACAGGGGAGTGTGCAGATGAAATTTTTGGCGGTTATCCATGGTTTCATAAAGAGGAATGCTTCAAGGCAGAGATTTTCCCATGGTCTATGGATATGCAGCCAAGAAAAATGCTGTTAAATGATGATATCATACAGAAAGTGGATTTAGAATCTTATGCAAGAACAGCTTATCAAAAGACGATCAATGAGACGCCAAAACTTTATGGAGAAGATCAGATCGAAGCTAGAAGAAGGCAGATTTCTTATCTGAATCTAAGATGGTTTATGGTAACCTTAATGGATCGCATGGATCGCACGAGCATGCATTGTGGGTTAGAAGCACGAGTGCCGTTTGCTGATCATAGGATCGTGGAATATCTTTATAATGTTCCGTGGGAGTTAAAATGTTTAAATGGTGTGGTAAAAGGATTGCTAAGAGCAGCAGGGGAAGGAATCCTGCCAGATGAGGTATTGTATCGAAGAAAAAGTCCATATCCAAAGACTTATGATCCAAACTATGAAAAAATCTTATCCAAAGAACTTCTGAAAGTTATGGCAAAAAAAGGAGCACCGATCAAAGAACTGATCGATGCATATAAACTAAGCAGATTCTTAGACAGTCCGAAAGACTATGGTAAACCATGGTATGGACAGTTGATGGCAGGTCCTCAGATGATCGCTTACCTTCTGCAAGTCAATTACTGGCTGGAAAAATACCAGATCATATTGGATCTAAGTTAG
- a CDS encoding YjdF family protein has product MDKTNGKLTVYFEKPFWVGIFERTEDGKLSVAKVTFGVEPKDYEVQEYIQKHYFRLKFSPAVETVVKDLRRNPKRMHREAKKQMLETGIGTKSQQVLKLQQEQNKQKRKEKSRKKKETKKQRTFELKQQKKREKHKGH; this is encoded by the coding sequence ATGGACAAAACAAATGGAAAACTGACGGTATATTTTGAAAAGCCATTTTGGGTAGGCATATTTGAGCGTACGGAAGACGGCAAACTATCTGTGGCGAAGGTAACGTTTGGTGTAGAACCAAAAGATTATGAAGTGCAGGAATATATTCAAAAACACTATTTTCGTTTGAAATTCAGTCCAGCTGTTGAAACTGTTGTAAAGGATTTAAGAAGAAATCCGAAACGGATGCATCGAGAAGCAAAAAAGCAGATGCTGGAAACAGGCATTGGGACAAAATCGCAGCAGGTGTTGAAATTACAGCAGGAACAGAACAAACAGAAGCGTAAAGAGAAAAGTCGCAAGAAAAAAGAGACCAAAAAACAACGAACGTTTGAGCTGAAACAGCAAAAGAAAAGAGAAAAGCATAAGGGACATTAA
- a CDS encoding DUF3878 family protein, translating to MNYFETNLEEISRSTQLLAQIFEYQVFELQVEEKDGNQTGYVPYMMNDAIECYLSFHGLRISGKYDKDYEGEMWAQLEEREGRYGLIVHQGEESVFTMWFDAIMEHTNCYRYHEIGHFWRDGAEQWRQLVYMIGTIREKYRFLGEEVCNDQEMEIMSLIEFAPFYYYFPINEDPEEWYDKTEEGLECMRNLAMQAGDKDYLKWIDKYEKHPTKRMEMTLAKKLQDPKRQDLYELICEKVCNASDPYPARNYGERIDQKIQRYREQVDKKLKEQGFTGTYPQYESEHLSVCVTEEHPFTILESEDFKFKIQLMISECREKHPRKNAGFFKGYQRKGKIKRLDF from the coding sequence ATGAACTATTTTGAAACAAATTTAGAAGAAATATCAAGATCAACACAGTTGCTTGCACAGATTTTTGAATATCAGGTGTTTGAACTTCAAGTTGAAGAAAAAGATGGAAATCAAACAGGATATGTTCCATATATGATGAACGATGCAATTGAGTGTTATCTAAGTTTCCATGGACTTCGTATCTCTGGAAAATATGACAAAGACTATGAAGGAGAGATGTGGGCACAACTAGAAGAACGAGAAGGTCGTTATGGGTTAATTGTTCATCAGGGAGAAGAAAGTGTCTTTACGATGTGGTTTGATGCGATCATGGAACATACGAACTGTTACCGGTATCATGAGATCGGACATTTCTGGAGAGATGGAGCTGAGCAGTGGCGCCAGCTAGTCTATATGATTGGAACGATCCGTGAGAAATATCGCTTTTTAGGGGAAGAAGTGTGTAATGATCAAGAGATGGAGATCATGTCACTGATCGAATTTGCACCATTTTATTACTATTTTCCAATCAATGAAGATCCAGAAGAATGGTATGACAAAACCGAAGAAGGATTAGAATGTATGAGAAATCTTGCTATGCAGGCAGGTGATAAAGATTATTTAAAATGGATCGATAAATATGAGAAGCACCCAACCAAACGAATGGAGATGACGCTTGCAAAGAAACTGCAAGATCCAAAGAGACAAGATTTATATGAATTGATCTGCGAGAAAGTCTGCAATGCTTCTGATCCATATCCAGCAAGGAATTATGGAGAAAGAATCGATCAGAAGATTCAACGATACAGGGAACAGGTTGATAAAAAACTGAAAGAACAAGGATTTACAGGAACTTATCCACAATATGAGAGTGAACATTTATCGGTTTGTGTAACAGAAGAACATCCATTTACGATCTTGGAATCTGAAGATTTTAAATTTAAGATTCAGTTGATGATCTCAGAATGCAGAGAAAAACATCCGAGAAAAAATGCTGGATTTTTTAAAGGATATCAAAGAAAAGGCAAAATAAAAAGACTCGATTTTTAA
- the htpG gene encoding molecular chaperone HtpG: MAETKGTLSINSDNIFPIIKKWLYSDHDIFFRELISNGCDAITKLKKLDMMGEYNFPEGHKNKVEVILDPEKKTLKFIDTGLGMTADEVEKYITQIAFSGATQFLEQYKDKTEGDQIIGHFGLGFYSAFMVADEVTIDTLSYKEGAEPVHWTCDGGTEYTMATGTKETVGTEITLFLNEESTEFANEYRAREIIEKYCSFMPTEIFLSVEGAEQEFETIPEDQVKDDDVVVEHIHEDAKTEEKENEDGTKETIEVSPAKDLVKINKRPVSLSDTHPLWNKRPNECTDEEYKNFYHKVFHDFKEPLFWIHLNMDYPFNLKGILYFPQINTEYDSIEGTIKLYNNQVFIADNIKEVIPEFLMLLKGVIDCPDLPLNVSRSALQNDGFVKKISDYITKKVADKLTGMCKTDRESYEKYWDDISPFIKFGFIRDQKFADKIKDYILFKNMEHKYVTLSDLVPAPANDDDVTTLYYITDEVQQSQYINMFKEQDMDAVILNHNIDSAFITQIEQQNQHIKFKRIDADVEDALKEDVDEKELDEIKTSLTDLFRKTLNKENLEVHVEKLKDAKISSIITLSEESRRMQDMMKMYAMPGMDPNMFGAPAQVLTLNANNTLVKYLFEHGDAQNAKIICEQLYDLAMLSHTTLAPEEMTKFVQRSNEIMEMITKF; encoded by the coding sequence ATGGCAGAAACAAAGGGAACTCTTTCCATTAACAGCGATAATATTTTCCCAATCATTAAGAAATGGCTTTATTCCGATCACGATATTTTCTTCCGTGAATTAATCTCTAACGGATGTGATGCCATCACAAAATTAAAGAAATTAGATATGATGGGAGAATACAATTTCCCAGAAGGACATAAAAACAAAGTTGAAGTTATCCTTGATCCTGAGAAGAAAACTTTAAAATTCATCGATACTGGTCTTGGTATGACTGCTGATGAAGTTGAAAAATACATCACTCAGATTGCATTTTCTGGTGCAACTCAGTTCTTAGAACAGTACAAAGACAAAACAGAAGGTGACCAGATCATCGGACATTTTGGTCTTGGTTTCTATTCTGCATTTATGGTAGCGGACGAAGTTACGATTGACACTCTTTCTTATAAAGAAGGAGCAGAACCTGTTCACTGGACTTGTGATGGTGGTACAGAATACACAATGGCAACAGGTACAAAAGAAACGGTTGGTACAGAGATCACTTTATTCTTAAATGAAGAAAGCACAGAATTCGCAAATGAATACCGTGCAAGAGAGATCATCGAGAAATACTGTTCTTTCATGCCAACAGAGATTTTCTTATCTGTAGAAGGTGCCGAACAAGAATTTGAGACAATCCCAGAAGATCAGGTAAAAGACGATGATGTCGTTGTAGAACACATCCATGAAGATGCAAAAACTGAAGAAAAAGAAAACGAAGACGGTACAAAAGAAACTATAGAAGTTTCCCCTGCAAAAGATCTTGTTAAGATCAATAAACGGCCTGTTTCTTTAAGTGATACACATCCTCTTTGGAATAAACGTCCAAATGAATGTACTGATGAAGAATACAAAAACTTCTATCACAAAGTCTTCCATGACTTTAAAGAACCATTATTCTGGATCCACCTAAACATGGATTACCCATTTAACTTAAAAGGTATCCTTTACTTCCCTCAGATCAATACAGAATATGATTCTATCGAAGGAACAATTAAATTATATAACAATCAGGTATTTATCGCCGATAACATCAAAGAAGTCATTCCTGAATTCTTAATGTTATTAAAAGGTGTGATCGATTGTCCTGACCTTCCACTGAACGTATCAAGAAGTGCTCTTCAGAACGATGGATTCGTGAAGAAAATTTCTGATTACATCACAAAGAAAGTTGCTGATAAGTTAACTGGTATGTGCAAGACAGACCGTGAATCTTATGAAAAATACTGGGATGATATCAGTCCATTTATCAAATTTGGATTCATCCGTGACCAGAAATTCGCAGATAAGATCAAAGATTACATCTTATTTAAGAATATGGAACATAAATATGTAACATTAAGCGACCTGGTTCCAGCTCCTGCAAACGATGATGATGTGACAACTTTATACTATATCACAGATGAAGTTCAGCAAAGCCAGTATATCAATATGTTCAAAGAACAGGATATGGATGCTGTCATTTTAAATCATAACATTGATTCTGCATTTATCACACAGATCGAACAGCAGAATCAGCATATCAAATTTAAACGTATCGATGCGGATGTCGAAGATGCCCTTAAAGAAGATGTAGATGAAAAAGAATTAGATGAAATCAAGACTTCTTTAACTGACCTGTTTAGAAAGACTTTAAACAAAGAAAACCTTGAAGTTCACGTTGAAAAATTAAAAGATGCAAAGATTTCTTCTATCATCACTTTATCTGAAGAAAGCAGACGTATGCAGGATATGATGAAGATGTATGCAATGCCTGGTATGGACCCTAATATGTTTGGTGCTCCTGCACAGGTTCTGACTCTAAATGCAAATAATACACTTGTGAAATATCTGTTTGAGCATGGAGATGCCCAAAATGCAAAGATTATTTGCGAACAGCTGTATGATCTTGCCATGTTAAGTCATACAACATTAGCTCCTGAAGAAATGACAAAATTTGTTCAGAGAAGTAATGAGATTATGGAAATGATCACGAAATTTTAA